From a single Loigolactobacillus coryniformis subsp. coryniformis KCTC 3167 = DSM 20001 genomic region:
- a CDS encoding MarR family winged helix-turn-helix transcriptional regulator: MTVEQPTFMQNCLYFTANRLMRDLEQLAATCFAPTNLAPTYTYLVLMIEANPGISMTELASAFDYEQSTLSRLIRKIATRGWLRKQRQGHQTRLYLTATAGQIVPTMQQALADFRDRSDQLMGGRPEKLKVAHAMVQASQRAKAVAYD, from the coding sequence ATGACAGTCGAACAACCAACGTTTATGCAAAACTGTTTGTACTTTACTGCCAATCGCTTGATGCGTGATTTGGAGCAATTGGCAGCGACGTGTTTTGCGCCAACTAATTTGGCGCCCACATATACTTATTTGGTCTTAATGATCGAGGCTAATCCAGGAATTTCGATGACTGAACTTGCGTCAGCATTTGACTATGAGCAATCGACGTTATCACGTTTGATCCGAAAAATAGCAACACGGGGCTGGTTACGTAAGCAGCGTCAAGGTCATCAAACACGACTTTATTTAACGGCTACGGCCGGCCAAATTGTACCAACGATGCAGCAGGCTTTGGCGGATTTTCGTGACCGTTCTGATCAATTAATGGGTGGTCGACCAGAAAAATTGAAGGTTGCACATGCAATGGTGCAAGCGAGTCAACGTGCAAAGGCGGTGGCTTATGACTAA
- a CDS encoding phage holin family protein gives MGFWKRVLVNALIFLALAGFFPHLIYVSSIWMALGASLILGVLNALIKPILMILSLPITILTLGLFSVVINAVMLQLTALFVGSGFAFSGFGASILTAIIISVVNAIVSDRFARD, from the coding sequence ATGGGTTTTTGGAAACGAGTTCTCGTTAATGCGCTGATTTTCTTAGCACTAGCTGGCTTTTTTCCACACTTGATCTATGTTTCAAGTATCTGGATGGCGCTAGGCGCGAGTTTAATACTTGGTGTGCTTAATGCGCTGATCAAGCCGATCTTAATGATTTTATCCTTACCGATCACGATTCTGACACTAGGCTTGTTCAGTGTTGTGATCAATGCGGTGATGTTACAATTAACAGCGTTGTTTGTAGGTAGTGGCTTTGCCTTTAGCGGCTTCGGTGCATCGATTTTAACGGCGATCATCATCTCGGTGGTCAACGCAATCGTTAGTGACCGTTTTGCCCGCGATTAA
- a CDS encoding MFS transporter: MTKRHWYPLILLIGFLALLVSASVRALPATFVLPWQQSFGWSRGTESAVIATGTLLFGLIGPFSAAFLQRYGARKVGSIVLLILVAVTAALPLMQQVWQAELLVGLLSGTMTGMIADVYGIYIANNWFSKNHGLVLGLFTASSSVGQLIVLPIFTMLIAQHGWRFTALVVAGCVLVVFFANLFLMRDYPKQVGLPVLGETKLRTPQYPALNLRSVLMQPLQALHMALKSKIFWLLALPFFVCGASTSGLIGVHFIAAGHDYGMNAIHAANVLAVMGVFDIIGSLLAGWLTERIDSRLILAFTYGVRGIALFLLPVAFHQGGLVLILYAVLFGLSWNATVSPTIKLISANFGLHRSGILFGWVFVGHQIGGALMAYVSGVVHDSIHSYAWPVLCV, from the coding sequence ATGACTAAACGACATTGGTATCCGTTGATTTTATTGATTGGTTTTTTGGCTTTATTGGTTTCAGCTAGTGTACGCGCCTTACCAGCTACTTTTGTCTTACCATGGCAGCAAAGTTTTGGTTGGAGTCGAGGAACTGAATCGGCGGTCATTGCGACTGGTACTTTATTATTTGGCTTGATCGGCCCTTTTTCAGCGGCTTTTCTACAACGTTATGGTGCACGCAAAGTTGGTAGTATCGTCTTATTGATTTTAGTGGCAGTTACGGCGGCTTTACCACTGATGCAACAAGTATGGCAGGCTGAATTATTAGTCGGTTTGTTATCGGGAACGATGACTGGGATGATCGCTGATGTTTATGGTATTTATATCGCGAATAATTGGTTCAGCAAAAATCATGGTTTAGTGCTGGGTCTATTTACTGCCAGTTCATCAGTTGGCCAGCTGATCGTTTTGCCGATTTTTACCATGTTGATTGCACAACATGGTTGGCGTTTTACTGCATTGGTGGTGGCTGGCTGCGTTTTAGTAGTATTTTTTGCTAATTTATTCTTGATGCGCGACTATCCCAAACAAGTGGGGTTACCGGTTTTAGGTGAAACTAAATTAAGAACTCCGCAATATCCGGCACTTAACTTGCGTAGTGTGCTGATGCAGCCGCTACAGGCTTTACATATGGCACTTAAAAGTAAAATCTTTTGGTTATTGGCCTTGCCATTTTTTGTATGTGGCGCATCAACTTCCGGGCTGATCGGAGTACATTTTATTGCGGCGGGGCATGATTATGGGATGAACGCCATTCATGCAGCTAATGTGTTAGCCGTGATGGGTGTTTTTGATATCATCGGCTCATTATTAGCCGGCTGGTTAACGGAAAGAATTGATTCCCGGTTGATTTTGGCGTTTACCTATGGCGTACGCGGTATTGCTTTATTTCTACTACCGGTAGCTTTTCATCAAGGGGGCTTAGTGCTGATTTTATACGCCGTTTTATTTGGTCTCAGTTGGAACGCTACAGTTTCACCGACAATCAAATTGATCAGTGCCAATTTTGGCTTGCATCGTTCAGGTATTTTATTTGGTTGGGTATTTGTGGGCCATCAAATTGGCGGGGCCTTGATGGCCTATGTTAGCGGTGTAGTCCATGACAGCATTCACAGTTATGCATGGCCGGTTTTGTGTGTTTGA
- the lgt gene encoding prolipoprotein diacylglyceryl transferase, giving the protein MPTPLIAALNPIALRLGPLEVHWYGVIIATGVVLAVILAMREAERRQVSTDDLFDMILWALPFALIGARLYYVVFEWPYYAAHPSEIIAIWHGGMAIYGSLIAAAIVVLIFCRRRQLPVWLVLDIAAPTVLLGQGIGRWGNFMNQEAFGAKTTLHFLQQLHLPDFIVQQMYIGGAYRQPTFLYESLWDLLGVVVLLSIRHRKHWFKQGEVFLAYMAWYAFGRFFIEGMRTDSLMLFGGLRVSQLLSAVLVIAAIGLWLWRRYYQPLLPDYLAGNQLASAQRATKK; this is encoded by the coding sequence ATGCCAACACCTTTAATTGCGGCGTTAAATCCGATTGCACTACGTCTAGGACCGCTAGAGGTTCATTGGTATGGTGTGATCATTGCGACTGGGGTCGTGCTGGCGGTAATCTTGGCGATGCGCGAAGCTGAACGCCGGCAGGTTTCCACTGATGATCTGTTCGATATGATTTTGTGGGCGTTACCGTTTGCCTTGATTGGCGCACGTCTCTACTATGTGGTGTTTGAATGGCCGTATTATGCGGCGCATCCTAGTGAGATCATTGCTATTTGGCATGGTGGGATGGCAATTTATGGTAGTTTGATCGCAGCGGCAATTGTGGTGCTCATTTTTTGTCGGCGGCGTCAATTACCAGTCTGGCTTGTCCTCGATATTGCTGCGCCAACGGTTTTGCTTGGTCAAGGAATTGGTCGCTGGGGTAACTTCATGAATCAGGAAGCTTTTGGTGCGAAAACGACGCTACATTTTTTGCAGCAACTGCACTTACCTGATTTTATCGTGCAGCAAATGTACATCGGCGGTGCATATCGACAACCGACTTTCTTGTATGAATCCTTGTGGGATCTACTGGGTGTTGTTGTGTTGTTAAGTATTCGCCACCGCAAGCATTGGTTTAAACAGGGCGAGGTTTTCTTAGCCTATATGGCGTGGTACGCCTTTGGCCGCTTCTTTATTGAAGGCATGCGTACTGACAGCCTTATGCTATTTGGCGGTCTTCGGGTCTCGCAATTACTATCAGCTGTTTTGGTTATTGCTGCAATCGGATTATGGTTGTGGCGTCGCTATTATCAGCCACTTTTGCCGGATTATTTAGCAGGCAATCAGTTAGCTTCAGCACAACGTGCAACTAAAAAGTAA
- a CDS encoding PspC domain-containing protein — protein MAEKRLYKSDRHVISGVLGGISEYFNIDPTWVRVIYAAVTLFTVGFPGVVLYAILALVIPSRPKHPDYLAQDSTEQQSTKDSDWSDF, from the coding sequence ATGGCAGAAAAACGTTTATATAAATCAGATCGACACGTCATCAGTGGGGTGTTGGGCGGTATTTCCGAATATTTTAACATCGATCCAACTTGGGTTCGAGTTATCTACGCCGCAGTTACGTTATTTACAGTTGGTTTCCCAGGGGTCGTTTTATACGCGATTTTAGCATTAGTGATTCCTAGTCGGCCTAAACACCCAGACTATCTAGCACAGGATAGTACTGAGCAACAAAGTACTAAAGATAGTGATTGGAGTGATTTCTAA
- the hprK gene encoding HPr(Ser) kinase/phosphatase, translating to MVQSVKVSELVTRANLEVYAGAEYLKQRQITVSDISRPGLELTGYFNYYPHDRIQLFGRTEISFAKKMMPEERLMIFRKMCGEDTPAFIVSRSLPVPTEMLQAAKEAGIPVLGSKLATTRLSSLMTDYLEGRLAERRSLHGVLVDIYGIGVLITGDSGVGKSETALELVKRGHRLIADDRVEVYEQDEQTLIGEAPAILRHLLEIRGIGIIDVMNLFGAGAVRSDTPIQVVMHLETWTADKNFDRLGNGEETMQIFDVTLPKITIPVKIGRNLAIIIEVAAMNYRAKTMGYDATKTFESNLNQLIQENTLEDEAAEAAHKTTNDALPNTPTEKDKDQDKDGGQA from the coding sequence ATGGTGCAAAGTGTCAAAGTAAGCGAATTGGTAACACGCGCTAATTTAGAGGTTTATGCTGGTGCAGAATATTTAAAGCAACGGCAGATCACCGTCAGTGATATTTCTCGACCAGGTCTAGAATTGACTGGCTATTTCAATTATTATCCGCACGATCGGATCCAGTTATTCGGGCGAACGGAAATTTCATTTGCGAAAAAGATGATGCCGGAAGAGCGGCTGATGATCTTCCGCAAAATGTGTGGTGAGGATACGCCAGCATTTATCGTTTCGCGGTCATTGCCGGTCCCAACAGAAATGTTGCAGGCTGCTAAAGAAGCGGGCATTCCTGTGTTAGGGTCCAAATTGGCGACAACGCGGCTATCCAGCTTGATGACCGATTATTTAGAAGGTCGCTTGGCTGAACGGCGCTCACTGCATGGGGTGTTAGTTGATATTTATGGTATCGGAGTGCTGATCACTGGCGATTCCGGTGTCGGTAAAAGTGAAACTGCGTTGGAATTAGTTAAGCGCGGGCACCGGCTGATCGCGGATGATCGGGTAGAAGTCTACGAGCAAGATGAACAAACATTGATCGGTGAAGCGCCGGCCATTTTGCGCCATTTACTAGAAATTCGTGGTATCGGTATTATTGATGTGATGAATTTATTTGGTGCGGGAGCAGTCCGCAGTGACACGCCGATCCAAGTAGTCATGCATTTGGAGACATGGACTGCGGATAAGAATTTTGATCGGCTCGGCAATGGCGAAGAGACGATGCAGATTTTTGACGTGACGTTGCCTAAAATCACGATCCCAGTTAAAATTGGGCGTAACCTAGCAATCATTATTGAAGTTGCGGCGATGAATTATCGGGCGAAGACAATGGGCTATGATGCGACTAAAACGTTTGAATCCAACCTAAACCAATTAATTCAAGAGAATACATTAGAAGATGAAGCAGCTGAGGCAGCACATAAAACGACGAATGATGCTTTACCGAATACACCGACAGAGAAGGACAAGGATCAGGATAAGGATGGTGGCCAAGCTTGA